The region AGGGACACTAATGCAAGGCTTGGAAAGGACGTTGGCATCTGAGGTGGTTAGAGAAACGCGTTCTGAAGTTGCTTCAGAAGATCCAAATGAAGCAAAGGCAAGGAGCAAAGAAGCAATACTAGAACCTGTGCAAACTTTAGAAACAAGTTCAAAACCTGTACGGGAACAAATAGTAGGTCATTTAGAAGCAGTATTAGAGGCTTTGCCTGGAGTGGAAGAAAAAACGATGGCATCAGAAATAGTGACGGAAGTGAGAAACTTGAAAGGAACTTTGGAATCTAATATTTTGACAGATGTGAGAGCTCAGGGGCCTACTGTAGAATATATAATTGCAACAAGGAGgacaagcacaaaaaaaaatgagccctcttcagaaacagaggaagcaatggaagcaaaatatttggagCCAGCATCAGAAGCTAGAGAAGTGAGGTGGTTGGAAAGTATGAAAGAGTCTGCAACAGTAGAGGTGAAAGGTTCTGAAACAGTCAAAGAGCCTGAGGTACACATGGATATCCAAAGTTTGGAAACTTCCCAAAAGTCTGGAAATGTGGTGGCGATGAATGTTTTAGAGGATGCTTCAGAAGCTGTTCCAGAATCTTTGCACACTGAAAAGCAAGAACATCTGCAAGTAGTTCTAGAAGCAAAACCTGCTGCAGAATGGAGGACTGCAGTAGAGGCTCCAGAGATCTTGAGTGCTGCTGAAATTAAGTCTTCTGAAGCGCTTCCAAAACCAGGGGACAGGGAAGATCTGGAAACAACACTGGAACATGAAGTGGCAGCAGAAGCACAATATGCAGAAAGGGTGCAGAGTCAACAAATGGAGGATGTGAGAGTTCCAGGTCAAGCTCAGGAATGCGAGATGCTGGTTGAGAAGAAAGATGCAGAGCAAACTCAAGCATCTGAGCCTTTAATAGCAGAAACAGTTTTTAGTTCTTCACATGCAGCAGATGAAAAAGATTCAGCACGGACTCCTGAACTTGAAATAATAAGAGACACAAAACAGTTGGAAGCAGCTCCAGCTCATGTGGCTGAAACAGAAGATTTGGAAATACCTTCTCTTTCTGAGACTGTTGTAGAGCTGAAagatgcagaagcagctgtgggGTTAGAGGCAGAGACAAAAGATTTGGAAGCAGCTCCAGTACCTCAGACCATTACAGAATCAGTTACAGTATTTGTGACAGAGGCAAGCCAGTTGGAAGCCATTCCGCAGGCCGAGGGTGTCAAAGAAGCAACTCCAGAAGAGGAGTCAGAGAAAAGAGATTCAGAAACATCCGATGTGCAACCTGATGTGGCGGCACGAATGAAGGAGACTCTGATGAGACTTGAGAAAGTTATTGAAAAAAGTAGTCATAGAAGCAGTGATAAAAAACATgatacaaagaaacaaaaaaggagtCGCTCCAAGTCTCAGTCCAGGTCTAGGAAACGGAAGAAAAAATCAAGGTCGCGTTCTACTTCCAGGCGTTTGACCTCTAAAAGAGCACGTTCTAGGAGCAGAAACTATTCAGATTCCAGAAAAAAGCATTCCAAATCTAGATCCCGATCCGTcgagaagagagagagaagagtgtCTTCCCGGAGGTCCAGGCGCAGACGTTCCAGGTCATCTGACCACTACAGGTCTAAATCCAGATCAGCAGAAAAGCGACTGTCCTCTCGAAGGTCCAGACGTAGACGTTCCAGGTCTTCTGACCGCTACAGATCTAAGTCCAGGTCAGTGGAAAAACGACTGTCCTCTGGGAGGTCCAGGCGCAGGCGTTCCAGGTCTTCTGACCGCTACAGATCTAAGTCCAGGTCAGTGGAAAAGCGACTGTCCTCTGGGAGGTCCAGGCGCAGACGTTCCAGGTCTTCTGACCGCTACCGGTCTAAGTCCAGGTCAGTGGAAAAGCGACTGTCCTCTCGAAGATCTGGGCGCAGACGTTCCAGGTCTTCTGACCGCTACAGGTCTAAGTCCAGGTCAGTGGAAAAGCGACTGTCCTCTCGAAGATCTGGGCGCAGACGTTCCAGGTCTTCTGACCGCTACAGGTCTAAGTCTAGGTCAGTGGAAAAGCGACTGTCCTCCCGAAGGTCCAGGCGGAGGCGTTCCAGATCATCTGACCGCTACAGGTCTAAATCACAGTCAGTGGAAAAGAGAGGGAGCAGGTTGTCCTCCTGGAGATCCCGCCGCAGACGTTCCAGGTCCTCTGACCGTTCTAAATCTAGATCCAGGTCTTCAGAAAAGAGAGGGGGCAAAGAATACTCATGGAGGTTCAGACATAGAGCGTCCGATTCCTCTGATCGTTCGAAATCTAGGTCAAGATCTGTTGAGAAGAGAGGTCGGAAGGCATCTCTGCGGAGGTCTAAACGTCAGCGCTCGAAGTCCTCTGACCATTACAAGTCTAGATCCAGATCAGTAGAAAAAAGAGATCGAAAGCAGTCATCGCGGAAGTCTAAACGTCAGCGCTCAAAGTCCTCTGACCGTTACAAGTCTAGATCcaaatcagtggaaaaaaagaaggagtcATCACGAAAATCTAAGCGTCGCCGCTCAAAATCTTCTGAACGTTACAAGTCTAGGTCTAGGTCTGTTGAAAAAAAGCGCAAGGAATCTTCAAAGAAATCGAAACGGAAACGTTCTAAGTCCTCTGATAGTGTTAAGTCAAGGTCCAAATCTatagaaaaaagagagagtaaGTTATCCTCAGCAAAGGGCAGTAGCAGGCATGTGGAGTCTTCTGAACTTCAGGAGTCAACCAAATGTCTTGAAAAAGTAGAAGTTCCTGAACCTTCTCTTGCAAGCGAAGGCAGCTCCTCCAAATCCTCGAATGGTCCCACGTCAGTAGCTTTGTCTGTTGAAAGAGTAAATGGCCCAGAGCTGCCACCAGCATCTGAAAGTGAATTTTCCAAAACTTTTGATAGTCTCGAGAAAAGCTCCTCATCTGTTGAAAAAACAGCGGGTCTGCAGCCTTCTGTGATGTCTGAATTTGATAGTTCCAAAACCCCAGATGACCAGGAAATGAGATCCATACctgtggaaaaaacacaggTTTCAGAGCTTTCTGTGACATCTGAGAATGGATCAGCTGAAAAAGCAGTGGCTCTTGAGTCTTCATCACTAGCTGAACTTACATACTCCACATCCAAGTCAAGATCTTCATCTGTTGAAAAAAGAGGAGATGCAGAAACTTCTTTGGTAACAGAATTTCAGCTCTCCACATCCCATGAAGATCAGTCGAGATCTACCCCTCTCAAAGAAATAGAGGGTCCAGAGCCTCTTCTGACACTTGAAAGCGGATGCTCTGTATCTTCTGGTGATTACAAGACAATCTCCTCGTCCTCTGGAAGGATGGAGGTTCAGGGATTTTCTCTGATGTCTGAAGGCGTACTCTCTGACTTGTCTGATGGTCATGAATTGAGACATATCCCTGTTGAAAAAACAGAGCTTCAGAAGTTTTTGCAAGTACCTGAAAGTGAATCTTCCAAGTTGGCTGACAGCCCTGAGTCAAGATCACCGTCTTTTGAAACAGTAGAGGCTCAAAAATCTTTTCTAGCACCTGAAGTTACATGCTCTACATTCCCTGATGTCTGTGAGTCAGCCTCCTTGCCTATTGAAAAGGGCCAGATGCAGGAGCCTTCGCTGGCTTCTGACAGTGGATACTTCAAGTCTCCTGATGGTCATGAATCAGGACCCAGCTTTGCTGCACAAGCAGAGGAGCTTCCGTTGATGTCTGAAGGTGGGTCCTTCAAATCACCTGATGGAAATGAACAAAGATCTTTATCTGTTGAAAAAGTCAAGGCTCCAGCTGTTTCCCTGACACCTGTGTGTGGTACTGTTGAGATCTCGGATGACCTCATTTCAGCATCATCTtttgaaaaaatgcaagaaattgcATTGACAACTGTAGGACAAAGCTGCACGTCTTCTGAAGTTCATGAGTCCAGATCATCTGTTGACAAAGATTTAGATGGTCCGACACTTTCACAAGTACTTGAAATTGACTGCTCTGAATCTTCTGAAATGCATGAATCGAGATACCTGCCTGCTGGAAAAATAGAGGATACAGGATCTATCTTGATGTCTAATAGTGGAATTCCTGTGTGCCATGATGGCCATAAATCAGAACAGAGTTactttgagaaaacagaaggtgCAGAACTGTCGTTGGCACCTGAGCTTAGGTGTTCTGTCTTCCCTGAAAGCTATGAATTGACATccactgcagctgaaaaaatggAGATACAGAAGCCTCCTCTCCCAAGGGAAAGTGGGTTCTCCAAGTCTGCTGATGCTTGTGAATCAGTAAGCACACCTACTGAAGAACTACAGGCCCCAGTGACTTCTCTGACATCTGAAAGTGGGCATTTCCTGTTGCCTGATAGTCATGAAGTGAGACCTATCCCGACTGAAAACGTAGAGGTGCAAAAATCATCTGAATCGCAATGCATTGCATCCCCTAATGGCCACGAGTTGAGATCCGCCTATGATGACGAAATACAGGTGCACGAGCCACCTCTGATACTGGAACGCAGATGTTCTGTTTCCTCTGATGGTCATGAGTTGACACCTACCCCTTTTGAAAAAGTTGAGGTAGAGGAGCCTTCTCAGATGTCTGAAAATGAATACACAGTAGGGCTTGATGGCCCAGGGCTGACATCAACCCCTGctgaaaaaacagagatgaGGGAGCTTTATCGGATGTCTGAAGAAAGATGTTCAGTGTCCACTGAGAGCCAGGAGTTGGAGTCACCCTCTGTTGAAACGATAGAAGTGCAAGAGCCCGCTCTGATGTCTGAAAATGAATACGCTGTATCTTGGGAGGGCCAGGAGTTGAGATCTAGTTCTCCTGAAAAGGTAGAGATGCAGGAGGCTTACGTAGTACCTGACAATGAGTATGCTGTGTCGTCTGAAGATCACGAATTGCCATCTTCCCTTGCTGAAAAAACAGAGGTACAGGAGTGTTCTCTGCTGTCTGAAAATGAATATGCTGTAACTCCTGAGGGCCAGGAGATGACAGCCAGCCCCGCTGAAAAAGAGGTTCAGGAGCCTCCTCTGACGTCTGACAGTGAATATACCATCTTCCCTGAAGGCCAAGGATTACAGTCTACCCTTGCTGAAAAAACAGTGGTGCAGGAGCCTTCAGGATTATCAGACAGTCAATATGCTGCATCCCCCGAAGGGCAGGAGTTGCTCTCTGGTCTTACTGAAAAAACAGAGGTGCAGGAGTGTTCTTTGCTGTCAGAAAATGAGTATGATGTATCCCCTGAAGGCCATGATTTGAGATCCAGTCCtattgaaaaagaagaaatggggGAACCTTCTGAAACATCTGAAAGTGAAAGTTCAATATCCACTGATAGCCAGGAGTTGCAGTCTACTGTTGTTggaaaaacagaggcacagGAGTCGTCTTTGATGTCTGAAGGTGAATGTGCCATGTCCCCTGAAGGTCAGGAGCTGCAGTCTAGCCCTGCTGAAAAAGTAGAGCCTAAGGAGCCTTCTTTGACATCTGAAAATGAACGTGCTCTGTCTCCTGAAGAGTGTGAATCAAGATTGACTCATGCTGAGAAAACAGAGGATATGGATTATTCTTTGACATCTGAAAATGACCGTCTTTTGACTTTTGAGAGCCAGGAGGTAAAATTCACCGCTGTTCAAAAAGCAGATGTGCGGGAACTTTCTCCAACACCTGAAAATGAACATGCAGCATCCCCTGATGGTCAGGAGTTGAGATTCCCCACTGTTGCAAAAGGAGATGGTCTTGAACCTTGGGCACTAAACAATAGATCCTCCATGTCCCCTGATGGCAGTGACGTGAAATCCATCCCTGTTGAAAAAATTGATGATGCAGTGCCTTCTTTAATGCCTGAAAGTGGGTGCTCCATGTCCCCTGATGGCTACAGTGTGAAATCTGGCCCTGGTGAAGAAACAGGGGATTTAGAGCCCTCTCTGATATCTGAACGTAGACATTCCACATCCTCATATCAGGAAGGCCATGAGCTGAAATCTCCAATGGAGGAGGAGGGTCTAGAGTCCTCTTTGACTTCTGAACATAGACGATCTGTGTCCCCTGAGGGCCATGACCAGAAATCTGCCAGAGATGAAGAAATGGATGATCTGGAGCCCTCTTTGACATCTGAACAGAGGCGCTCCACGTCCCCTGATGAGCATGAGTCAAGATCTAGCACTGGTGAAGAAGCAGAGTATCTGGAGCAGCCTTTGACAACGGAACGTAGATGCTCCGAGTCTTCTGATGAGTCAAGGTCTACCATTGGAGAAGAAGCAGAGGATGCAGAACCCTCCTTGACAGCTGAACGAAGAGACTCCACATCCTCTGATGAGCATGAGTCGAGGTCTACCACTGGTGAAGATATGGAAGATGGGGAGCCCTCTTTAACAGCTGAACGTAGACACTCCACGTCCTCTGATGACCGTGAGTCAAGGTCTACAGCTGGTGAAGAAATAGAGGATTTGGAGCCGCCTTTGACAGCTGAACATAGACGCTCTGTGTCTCCTGATGGACGTGAGTCAAGATCAACCACTGGTGAAGAAGCAGAGGACCAGGAGCTCTCTTTCACAGCTGAACGTAGACACTCCACATCCTCAGATGAACATGAGTCAAGGTCTACCACTGGTGAAGATGTGGAGGATGTGGAACCCTCCTTGACAGCTGAACGAAGAGATTCCACATCGTCGGATGAGCATGAGTCAAGGTCTACCACAGGTGAAGAAGTAGAGGATTTGGAACCCTCTTTGTCAACTGAACACAGACGTTCCACATCCCCTGATGGGCGTGAATCGAGATCTACCACTGGTGAAGAAGCAGATGATGTGGAGCCCTCCTTGACAGCTGAACGAAGAGATTCCACATCGTCAGATGAGCATGAGTCAAGGTCTACCACTGGTGAAGAGGGTGAGGATGTGGAGCCCTCTTTGGAAGATGAAGATAAACCTCTTGAGAGGTCGGAGGAACAGGACTCTTCCTTTATACCTGAAAGTGAGCGTTCTGAGTCTTCTGAACGTGAAAAATCTAGATCCAAATCTGTTGATAAAATGTCTGACAGAGAGTCTTCACGAAGATCTGTAAGCAGACGCTCAAAATCTCCTACTTGCCAAAAGAGTCGATCCACATCtgttgaaaaagcagcagatgaagAGTCTTCACTGAGATCTAGACGTAGACGTTCCAGGTCTGCTGCTCGCCAGAAGAGTAGATCCACATCtgttgaaaaagcagcagacaaaGAGTCTTCATGGAGGTCTAGACATAGACGCTCCAGGTCCACTGCTCGCCAAAGGAGTCGATCGACATCtgttgaaaaagcagcagacaaaGAGTCTTTGCGGAGGTCTAGACGTAGACGCTCCAGGTCCACTGCTCGCCAAAGGAGTCAATCCAAATCTGTTGAAAAAACAGCAGACAAAGAATCTTCACGGAGGTCTAGAAGCAGACGCTCCAGGTCTTCTCAGCGCAGATCCCAGAGATATGATACAGAATCTCGCTCTAGACGGAATCGCTCCAGGTCAGTAACACGGAGAAGAGCATCAAGATCAAAATCTAATCGTCGCTCTAGGTCTAGCTCATTGTCGCGTTCAAGGCACAGAAGGAGGAGTAGGTCAAGGTCAGCATCAAGAAGGCGGCGTTCTTTATCAAGAGACAGGCGTAAGAGATCTCAGAGAAATAGATCAAGATCTACtgacagaagaagaagaagatcCGATTCAAGAGATCGTAGAATATCACTCAGATTACGGAGCAGGAGTCGAACACCTATTCGTCAAAGGCGATCAAGGTCGAGAGGAAGAAGACGAAGCACTAGTAGGTCACCAATTCGACTACGGCGATCAAGATCTTCAGGGAGAAGAAGATACAGCAGATCACCTGATCGTCGTAGGTCAAGGTCATCGGAACGATTTTCAAGCAGGTCACCTAAACGTCTTACAGACTTGGGTAagtgataattttcttttcgGTATTTCCATGGTTAGGTGATACTGTGTTCATTTACATAGTCTTATTTTAATGTATCTCTGTAGCTTTCATAAAGAATTTCTTGGAAGTCATTTTGTGCATTAATTTTAGGCAGTGACTTCCAGTAGGAACTTTTATGTTGGAGCTGAATCAATGCTTACCATTTGGATGAAAGTGTACGTAGAGCAGGTTATAGAGCTTTTATACAAAGGTAGTATGTTGTGGTCTTGAGGAACACTGTTCATTGTAATAGTAAAGGCCCAGTACTTTGTAAGAAACTTAAGAATTTgtagttttaatgaaaacaaattggGCGTTAAAGAACATAGGAAAGTAAGTGCCAGTTAGAGAGTTCTTAGCTTTGTTGTCAGCTGTAATGCTTGTTTATCTGTTTCCATTACTCTGTCTTGCCTCTTTCCCATGGTAAGAACTTAATGGGAAAGGAAACTTGATTCTGAAAATATTCCCAGACCCAGCTgattggaaaataaaagaaaaaaatcctaatgaaCTGCATCTTTTCTCTGTGACTGGAGGAAGAGAGGCCTTGTAGTTTCCTTAGGTAGTAAGTTACATAAGAAGAAAGAAGGTTTTAATCTTGAGAGACGAGCTCTTGTACAGTGTGTGAGGAAGCCTCCTTTTGTGGACCTCAGGTTCTGATGCTTTTAGTCCTGTCCCATAAAGTTACTATGGAAGCCTCTCTACCAGAGAAGTATTTTTGTACAGAACATGAGAATTAATGAGCATCCTTGGATCTGCCTTCATGCTTTGATTATGCAGCAAGTCTGTGTCTATATACTTTTATTGCTGAAGTTGTAAAGGAATGTTGTCCTTTAGGGTTTTTATAAAGCTATACGCTTGCAGGGATAGTGGCAACTTGTTATTTGCAAACTGGCAGATCGAATAAGGTGTACTTTATTTTCACTCCCGATTTCTGTGACAGAGCcacatgtgcttttttccttaataaagcaaaatactggTTTATTAACAGTTTTACATGTAGTTGTATTTTACACAGGTGCACGTTTTACTCAGTGCTTATGTTTTCTGTTGGTAGCTTTCAGGCTACATACGGGGGGACTTGAGGGGACTTCCTCAAGACCTTTGAATGCTTTTCAGAGATAGCTAGGAAGTAGACTTTGGAATTTATGTTGTGTAGAAATGACCCAGTATTTCCAAAACTGGAATGAATCAGTGAAGTAAAAAAGGCATCAGAACTTCTGGGGTTTGGAGGATTTTGAGAGCTGTAATTTGGACTCCCGTGCTTTGTGTTAAATTTGTAATTTCAGTTGTCTGTTGGGTagaccaaattttaaaaagtctggaGCAACTAAGTACAATTTTAGTTATTTTCACAGAGCATAAAAATGCACAGAGTGGGTAAAatcttgtgttttctctttgtacTTTGTTTAGTCTGCCGGAAAtgcttatttattattaaaacaagaatctgtaaaaataataatttttcttaaaaaatttttttagacAAGGCCCAGCTACTTGAAATAGCCAAAGCTAATGCAGCCGCCATGTGTGCTAAGTCTGGTGTTCCCTTACCACCAAGCCTGATGCCTTTGTTATCTCAAAAGAAAGACGACAAAGCCAATCAGAAGTCATCAAGAGATACACTAAAGGAGCTCACTGAGGTAAGTGAGAACAACAGTATCAAACCTGAAAATAAGCAAATTGGTTTTTTGTGACTTTTAGGCAATCTGTCGTTCTGTGTGCTTGGTTTGTGTGTTAGGTCCTGAAAACAGGCTTTTTAATTCTATGGAAATGCATGAAATccaattattttgattttctttttttttgttttgattctgtTCTAATTTTGTACACACTGGTAGTTCTCCTTGAATCTTCTTAATAAAAACCAAAGTTTTCACTTCTAGCTTTTGGTTCTAGTGTTGTTAGTTATTtatgttcttgcttttcttagTGAATTTCACATCGTTAAATTACCTCTGGGTTACAAATCTAGTGCCCACTTCACATAGttctatatattttaatatgcaCTCTTAAGATATTTTCAGAGAATTATTGTTGCAGTTCTGTCCTGTTGCAGTTCAAGTCTACAAACGGGATCGTTTTGTTCTgaatgtggagaaaaaaatgctgcttttccttttaatgcaGTAATGTCAACTTGTTTAATTTGGTAATTTCCccctacatttttttccccagaaactagagaaaattcagaatggggaaaaaaaagtgcctttttttttttccttttttttaattgcatcatCAGTGTGACAGTTCCAAAAAATCTGCTTATGGAAATAACATCTGAAATTAAGCAATGTCAAATTGCTGAAAAGTAATCTCTTAGTTGTGTGTGGGCTAGTGCAAGCAGAAGTACTTGTTAGTAAAAAAGCTGAGACTGTGCAGATACACTGTTCAGACATCTTAAGTGGTTCTTCATGTAACCTCACCAAGATCCCG is a window of Nyctibius grandis isolate bNycGra1 chromosome 2, bNycGra1.pri, whole genome shotgun sequence DNA encoding:
- the SON gene encoding protein SON isoform X3, whose translation is MASLPPTPTGPEPAGTHSRTLQPTMAPPPPPPPLQPSASGKVEGQPNGDTIPAEQANPSDDTVAGAGSRQNDQIVQKIEEVLSGALDTELQCKSDVDKNTVKNSTQSTKRSSTAEDEIPRKKSKKNKKHKSKKKKKKKKKRKKEKKHKKQPKESKLSTRHGEHPDLQPASHLMPEKSSSKLSVQHGGFGDVNLAVHVQPEELCLKASEGLNIQALGLISHSTTDSQQSTENLGSEKGTLCATNPPFNLEGSQSDTQENASITQTKICTREEQIKQSHENIYPIAINASEKGVLLDTGNDTLSSFPSGVPSKSEIQKDSAATLTSEVIEALKGSEVILKSKGIGEVKALDTALESETMEVLKYAEAPLQSVAQEGAKELKATSESASLASDVTTIPKSANQADLNTVNVAHMSVAMEEVKIPEAAEKSLHMGNVESLELGGVSRTLEPTLKPSVISDNLRMTLCSPMEASSVLKADVSFQHPFKISAATAVTQVEIKSAKIPLGPEAVTKVKDIEPAESSAHMENVKALEEALQPVAVVKPQTLETIMEPVGVIAEDVKAAQECVQVGAVKDVEGTTDPATLLNASGVLLQPKVLTETRSTDRTQESALPAELTDMNVAAEAKGLRATLGPIAVVQTFVTQTAPEIQMAEGFKGPRATVEVAALTGVKQQEISQATLQLENTNASRISESTLKPVTVTEAKHSEDTSLLRQPEELRESRSQSESNVRGLEATPLSLQKDVKGLGGVIRPVAMVEAKTLKTASLSLQMEGVKASEEAVHCGTVAGGLAATLDSTAVSKGSEINLGSMAGVEAGSDAGLLAMKVGSVRPVTGDPTSVGIAKVQALEAVLQPGTLAVARGLEENVCSESKMGSKVLEASPGHLALGERSERTTESVVTCVSMEPVRESEALAGMMHLKAAAEGEPKCAETVAEPLGDSKMKSSIISQSQVMTHTSTSQTEVVGEIQGSELVASSATVEVRGLDNLLKVEGVAEVKDVEARSKTSHLTQTKNLEMVVGSETGTLMQGLERTLASEVVRETRSEVASEDPNEAKARSKEAILEPVQTLETSSKPVREQIVGHLEAVLEALPGVEEKTMASEIVTEVRNLKGTLESNILTDVRAQGPTVEYIIATRRTSTKKNEPSSETEEAMEAKYLEPASEAREVRWLESMKESATVEVKGSETVKEPEVHMDIQSLETSQKSGNVVAMNVLEDASEAVPESLHTEKQEHLQVVLEAKPAAEWRTAVEAPEILSAAEIKSSEALPKPGDREDLETTLEHEVAAEAQYAERVQSQQMEDVRVPGQAQECEMLVEKKDAEQTQASEPLIAETVFSSSHAADEKDSARTPELEIIRDTKQLEAAPAHVAETEDLEIPSLSETVVELKDAEAAVGLEAETKDLEAAPVPQTITESVTVFVTEASQLEAIPQAEGVKEATPEEESEKRDSETSDVQPDVAARMKETLMRLEKVIEKSSHRSSDKKHDTKKQKRSRSKSQSRSRKRKKKSRSRSTSRRLTSKRARSRSRNYSDSRKKHSKSRSRSVEKRERRVSSRRSRRRRSRSSDHYRSKSRSAEKRLSSRRSRRRRSRSSDRYRSKSRSVEKRLSSGRSRRRRSRSSDRYRSKSRSVEKRLSSGRSRRRRSRSSDRYRSKSRSVEKRLSSRRSGRRRSRSSDRYRSKSRSVEKRLSSRRSGRRRSRSSDRYRSKSRSVEKRLSSRRSRRRRSRSSDRYRSKSQSVEKRGSRLSSWRSRRRRSRSSDRSKSRSRSSEKRGGKEYSWRFRHRASDSSDRSKSRSRSVEKRGRKASLRRSKRQRSKSSDHYKSRSRSVEKRDRKQSSRKSKRQRSKSSDRYKSRSKSVEKKKESSRKSKRRRSKSSERYKSRSRSVEKKRKESSKKSKRKRSKSSDSVKSRSKSIEKRESKLSSAKGSSRHVESSELQESTKCLEKVEVPEPSLASEGSSSKSSNGPTSVALSVERVNGPELPPASESEFSKTFDSLEKSSSSVEKTAGLQPSVMSEFDSSKTPDDQEMRSIPVEKTQVSELSVTSENGSAEKAVALESSSLAELTYSTSKSRSSSVEKRGDAETSLVTEFQLSTSHEDQSRSTPLKEIEGPEPLLTLESGCSVSSGDYKTISSSSGRMEVQGFSLMSEGVLSDLSDGHELRHIPVEKTELQKFLQVPESESSKLADSPESRSPSFETVEAQKSFLAPEVTCSTFPDVCESASLPIEKGQMQEPSLASDSGYFKSPDGHESGPSFAAQAEELPLMSEGGSFKSPDGNEQRSLSVEKVKAPAVSLTPVCGTVEISDDLISASSFEKMQEIALTTVGQSCTSSEVHESRSSVDKDLDGPTLSQVLEIDCSESSEMHESRYLPAGKIEDTGSILMSNSGIPVCHDGHKSEQSYFEKTEGAELSLAPELRCSVFPESYELTSTAAEKMEIQKPPLPRESGFSKSADACESVSTPTEELQAPVTSLTSESGHFLLPDSHEVRPIPTENVEVQKSSESQCIASPNGHELRSAYDDEIQVHEPPLILERRCSVSSDGHELTPTPFEKVEVEEPSQMSENEYTVGLDGPGLTSTPAEKTEMRELYRMSEERCSVSTESQELESPSVETIEVQEPALMSENEYAVSWEGQELRSSSPEKVEMQEAYVVPDNEYAVSSEDHELPSSLAEKTEVQECSLLSENEYAVTPEGQEMTASPAEKEVQEPPLTSDSEYTIFPEGQGLQSTLAEKTVVQEPSGLSDSQYAASPEGQELLSGLTEKTEVQECSLLSENEYDVSPEGHDLRSSPIEKEEMGEPSETSESESSISTDSQELQSTVVGKTEAQESSLMSEGECAMSPEGQELQSSPAEKVEPKEPSLTSENERALSPEECESRLTHAEKTEDMDYSLTSENDRLLTFESQEVKFTAVQKADVRELSPTPENEHAASPDGQELRFPTVAKGDGLEPWALNNRSSMSPDGSDVKSIPVEKIDDAVPSLMPESGCSMSPDGYSVKSGPGEETGDLEPSLISERRHSTSSYQEGHELKSPMEEEGLESSLTSEHRRSVSPEGHDQKSARDEEMDDLEPSLTSEQRRSTSPDEHESRSSTGEEAEYLEQPLTTERRCSESSDESRSTIGEEAEDAEPSLTAERRDSTSSDEHESRSTTGEDMEDGEPSLTAERRHSTSSDDRESRSTAGEEIEDLEPPLTAEHRRSVSPDGRESRSTTGEEAEDQELSFTAERRHSTSSDEHESRSTTGEDVEDVEPSLTAERRDSTSSDEHESRSTTGEEVEDLEPSLSTEHRRSTSPDGRESRSTTGEEADDVEPSLTAERRDSTSSDEHESRSTTGEEGEDVEPSLEDEDKPLERSEEQDSSFIPESERSESSEREKSRSKSVDKMSDRESSRRSVSRRSKSPTCQKSRSTSVEKAADEESSLRSRRRRSRSAARQKSRSTSVEKAADKESSWRSRHRRSRSTARQRSRSTSVEKAADKESLRRSRRRRSRSTARQRSQSKSVEKTADKESSRRSRSRRSRSSQRRSQRYDTESRSRRNRSRSVTRRRASRSKSNRRSRSSSLSRSRHRRRSRSRSASRRRRSLSRDRRKRSQRNRSRSTDRRRRRSDSRDRRISLRLRSRSRTPIRQRRSRSRGRRRSTSRSPIRLRRSRSSGRRRYSRSPDRRRSRSSERFSSRSPKRLTDLDKAQLLEIAKANAAAMCAKSGVPLPPSLMPLLSQKKDDKANQKSSRDTLKELTEKCKKIAQSTDDVIVNKPHVSDEEEEERPFYNHPFKLSEPKPIFFNLSTPSIKPAPPPQPKNQVSLSKEFPVSSGSQHRKKEADSVYGEWVPVEKGKEDSKDDVFPKPSIEGVDITTAMNDRALAQKRLNENTFDLEAMCMLNRAQEQIDAWAQSNSIPGQFTGSTGAQILSSDELTNSGPQAWIRKGQILVAAFLPRSMPALLFTTLRPSRPRISS